From Candidatus Zixiibacteriota bacterium, one genomic window encodes:
- a CDS encoding protein kinase: MNSDDDKTQTHVILTKGTMVSHYRIVEKIGAGGMGEVYLAEDTKLKRKVALKFLPPHLCQDDDCRERFKREAQAAAKLDHPNIVPIHEVGEFNGRPFFAMALIEGQSLREVIKEGKLTVSDAVNLTMQICEGLHKAHESGIVHRDIKPANIIIDKENRPRLLDFGLAAIKDTDLLTKTGSTLGTVGYMSPEQVQGRDTDQRSDLFSLGIVLYEMIAGRLPFKGDTEAVTMNSVINESPEPLSRYKSGVSSKLQDIVSKLLEKDQSLRYQSAVGVISDLKRLAKDPVSYSGNEVTPPSIAVLPFTNLSADPEQEYFCDGMAEEIINALTRVEGLRVVARTSCFAFKGKNEDIRKIGQKLNVDNVLEGSVRKAGNRVRITGQLIKISDGYHLWSDKYDRDLEDIFEVQDEISLAIVRELKVKLLGDSHGELVKRPTDNLEAYSLYLRGRFFWNKRLEPELIKAIEYFEQALQCDPEFALGWAGNADAHVVLADHDHLTRKMHLMLAEKSALKALELDNTIAEAHTALAQVRFNQWKWSEAEAGYLKAIELNQRYATAHHWYGLFLAVSGHTDQSREHLKLARELDPLSLAIIMGQAFVFIISGQSDKAIDVCHEGIELTPDFPAYQMLIGWALIEKGDYSAAIEHFNLGLKLSEKEMPGEKDPLVIRPYIGMTLALMGEVEKAREILKDLIEEAKNGHIPFFDIAAIWIALGDTEQGFEWLERSFEDRDDWLPIFCATPFFDSVRDDPRFVSLMSRIGIQDKFPEVSDE; the protein is encoded by the coding sequence ATGAATAGCGATGACGACAAGACCCAGACCCATGTGATCCTGACCAAGGGCACGATGGTGTCACACTACCGGATTGTCGAGAAGATCGGCGCCGGTGGTATGGGCGAAGTGTACCTGGCGGAGGACACCAAACTCAAGCGCAAGGTCGCCCTCAAGTTCCTCCCCCCGCATCTCTGTCAGGATGACGATTGCCGTGAGCGTTTCAAGCGTGAGGCACAAGCCGCAGCCAAACTAGATCATCCGAACATAGTCCCGATTCATGAGGTAGGAGAGTTCAACGGACGGCCGTTCTTTGCCATGGCGCTTATTGAGGGTCAATCTCTCAGGGAAGTAATCAAAGAGGGCAAACTCACAGTTTCAGATGCGGTCAATCTGACCATGCAGATATGTGAGGGGTTGCACAAGGCGCATGAGTCTGGCATAGTTCATCGGGATATAAAACCTGCAAACATAATTATCGACAAAGAGAACAGGCCACGCCTGCTTGATTTTGGCCTGGCAGCCATTAAGGATACAGACCTACTCACAAAAACAGGCTCAACACTTGGCACTGTCGGTTACATGTCGCCAGAACAGGTTCAGGGGAGAGACACAGACCAAAGGTCCGATCTGTTTTCCCTGGGTATCGTTCTATATGAAATGATTGCCGGTAGATTGCCATTCAAAGGTGACACTGAAGCGGTCACCATGAATTCTGTTATTAACGAATCTCCAGAACCGCTTTCACGATACAAAAGCGGAGTGTCGAGTAAGCTTCAGGATATCGTCTCGAAACTGCTTGAGAAAGACCAGTCATTGCGATATCAAAGTGCGGTAGGAGTGATAAGTGATCTCAAGAGACTCGCAAAGGATCCCGTGTCCTATTCAGGAAACGAAGTCACTCCGCCATCCATTGCCGTACTGCCCTTCACAAATCTCAGCGCCGACCCTGAACAGGAGTACTTTTGTGATGGTATGGCGGAAGAGATTATCAACGCCTTGACCCGTGTTGAAGGACTACGTGTTGTTGCCAGGACATCGTGCTTTGCCTTTAAAGGCAAGAATGAAGATATTCGTAAGATTGGGCAAAAACTCAACGTTGATAATGTACTTGAAGGCAGTGTTCGAAAGGCTGGAAATCGAGTCAGGATCACCGGTCAGCTCATCAAGATATCAGACGGTTATCATCTCTGGTCCGACAAGTATGACCGTGATCTGGAAGATATATTTGAGGTTCAGGACGAGATATCCCTGGCCATTGTGCGAGAATTGAAGGTCAAACTGCTTGGTGATAGCCACGGCGAGCTTGTAAAACGCCCGACTGACAACCTTGAGGCTTATAGCCTATATCTGAGAGGGCGTTTCTTCTGGAACAAACGTCTGGAGCCAGAACTCATCAAGGCGATTGAGTATTTCGAACAGGCTCTTCAATGCGACCCAGAGTTCGCTCTTGGCTGGGCAGGTAATGCGGATGCTCATGTTGTACTGGCAGATCACGACCATTTGACGAGAAAAATGCATCTGATGCTGGCGGAGAAATCTGCACTCAAAGCTCTTGAATTGGATAATACTATTGCTGAGGCTCATACCGCTCTGGCGCAGGTAAGGTTTAATCAGTGGAAATGGTCCGAGGCTGAGGCGGGGTACCTCAAAGCCATTGAACTGAATCAGCGTTATGCTACTGCCCATCATTGGTACGGTCTTTTCCTTGCGGTCAGTGGACATACGGACCAATCACGAGAGCATCTGAAACTGGCGCGGGAGCTGGATCCGTTATCATTGGCTATAATCATGGGACAAGCATTTGTATTTATCATCTCTGGTCAAAGCGACAAGGCAATAGACGTATGCCACGAAGGCATTGAACTAACTCCGGATTTTCCTGCGTATCAAATGCTCATTGGATGGGCTCTCATAGAGAAGGGAGACTACTCCGCGGCAATAGAGCATTTCAATCTTGGTCTCAAACTTTCGGAAAAAGAAATGCCTGGAGAGAAGGATCCTCTGGTCATCAGACCTTATATTGGAATGACCTTGGCGTTGATGGGCGAGGTTGAGAAGGCGAGAGAAATCCTCAAGGATTTGATTGAGGAAGCGAAAAACGGACACATTCCTTTTTTTGATATTGCGGCTATATGGATTGCTCTGGGGGATACGGAACAAGGTTTTGAGTGGTTGGAACGGTCTTTTGAAGATCGAGATGACTGGCTTCCAATATTCTGTGCAACACCATTCTTTGATAGCGTCAGGGACGATCCAAGGTTTGTGTCGCTGATGTCCAGGATTGGTATACAGGATAAATTTCCTGAGGTATCTGATGAATAG
- a CDS encoding protein kinase — protein sequence MNSESFDNDKTQTHVVLTKGTTVAHYRIVEKIGAGGMGEVYLAEDTKLKREVALKLLSPHLCQDEECRERFKREAQAAAKLDHPNIVPVFEVGVFKGRPFFAMAHIEGQSLGEVIKEGKLTVSEAINLTMQICEGLHKAHESGVVHRDIKPANIIIDKENRPRLLDFGLATVTGAKKLTKTGSTMGTLGYMSPEQIQGEKTDHRSDLFSVGVILYEMIAGRTPFEGEYEAAIHFNIVHEEAEPLSRYKSGVSGELQQIVGKALSKDVSLRYQHADGIVADLKRLEVGSGPAKKSKLGLWAAVAVVVILAGYFTVDRFMHPDIETTEGWTNSVAVLVFRNLSGDPEQDYFCEGMTDEIIGRLGTIKGLKVTSMQSMLRFKGTDLDLKKIGKELGVENILEGRIQISGDDIRVRAQLIRVEDDAHIWTEKYDRELKSVFAIQDDISRAIAKVLEATLVDSKESFASRHGTDDIEAYNAYVRGRHFWRKRTDENLVKAIEQFELAISLDENYAQAWSGLADAWMLRPGYGNVTQKIAYPKADSAARRALELGPHLAEAHSSWARYLGRRGLLEKAEQSYLKALELNPGYSWAHMWYYTFLLGMGRDPALQFHHLNTAYELDPVSIPVLGNLAHYYYTEGDLDKAVDFCRRQLELAPTSYHAYSTMAWSYVALGDTMMVYRTLDSLEHYAAETWQAHTYRAEVLNQYDEKQEAEVAYRKAIEVAPDNWQPYDRLGRFYSESQRKYQEGEDCFLRAIALDSTQPAPHSGYGHNLRMQGRMDESIEQSRLAMELAPYDPETFRAYGWAIGNGLRRYDEAITYMEKALHLNPRHLFTLTSISLMYANAGQFEEAIQAINDAIDVDRSYTFAQFRKANILVMAGEYDSAGACYRTLHDLLPTDTWSLIRLGQISAQLGDFQTADSFFTICCSLSEPWSRARCRYYALDPLLRQGMISAAIAQAENGIRLDSEEVGDHHLMLWKYISIIDESLRLLSNHAKTLRYIEQAEALVGRLGSGGLREDASLISFRATILTYMGEPDSGLAMLRDAMKDPKATSRDVDGLYRLTLADLLATSGKFDEAVDIVRKLTDDEPDFQNQVHLGFHYLQAGRHDEAVTALEGALATWDENRLNSARTKQVMAVYYLGQAYEGAGRTDEAIEQYETFLDIWKNADEGLKSVEDAKERLASLKHGT from the coding sequence ATGAATAGCGAATCCTTCGATAACGACAAGACCCAGACTCACGTTGTGCTGACCAAGGGCACGACGGTAGCGCACTACCGGATTGTCGAGAAGATCGGCGCAGGAGGGATGGGCGAGGTGTACCTGGCGGAGGATACCAAGCTCAAGCGCGAGGTCGCCCTCAAGCTACTATCTCCCCACCTGTGTCAGGATGAAGAATGTCGCGAACGTTTCAAACGTGAAGCTCAGGCAGCGGCCAAACTCGACCATCCCAACATTGTCCCGGTCTTTGAGGTCGGTGTCTTCAAAGGACGGCCGTTCTTTGCCATGGCACACATTGAGGGTCAATCTCTTGGGGAAGTAATCAAGGAGGGCAAACTCACAGTCTCAGAAGCGATCAATCTGACCATGCAGATATGTGAGGGGTTGCACAAGGCACATGAGTCTGGCGTGGTTCATCGGGATATAAAACCTGCAAACATAATTATCGACAAAGAGAACAGGCCACGCCTGCTTGATTTCGGTCTGGCGACTGTAACAGGTGCGAAGAAGCTGACCAAGACCGGCTCGACAATGGGTACGCTTGGTTATATGTCGCCGGAGCAGATACAGGGAGAGAAGACGGATCATCGCTCTGACTTATTCTCAGTGGGTGTCATCCTGTACGAGATGATTGCGGGGAGGACGCCATTCGAGGGGGAGTATGAGGCGGCGATTCACTTCAACATCGTCCATGAAGAGGCTGAGCCTCTTTCTCGTTACAAATCCGGCGTGAGCGGAGAACTACAGCAGATCGTCGGCAAGGCCTTGTCCAAAGATGTCTCGCTTCGTTACCAGCACGCTGATGGGATAGTAGCGGATCTGAAGCGACTCGAAGTTGGCTCCGGTCCGGCAAAGAAAAGCAAGCTTGGCCTGTGGGCAGCGGTGGCTGTTGTAGTAATTCTGGCTGGGTACTTCACGGTTGACCGATTCATGCATCCAGACATAGAAACGACCGAGGGGTGGACCAACTCTGTTGCGGTACTGGTTTTCCGTAATCTCAGCGGCGATCCCGAGCAGGACTATTTCTGTGAAGGTATGACCGATGAAATCATCGGACGGCTGGGCACGATAAAAGGTCTTAAGGTCACCTCCATGCAGTCAATGTTACGCTTCAAGGGGACCGACCTTGATCTCAAGAAGATCGGCAAAGAACTAGGTGTTGAGAATATTCTTGAGGGGCGCATCCAGATTAGCGGTGACGATATACGTGTCCGGGCGCAGTTGATTCGAGTTGAAGACGATGCCCATATTTGGACCGAGAAATACGACCGTGAACTTAAGTCTGTCTTCGCTATTCAGGATGATATCTCGCGGGCAATCGCCAAAGTACTCGAGGCAACCCTCGTAGACAGCAAAGAGTCCTTCGCCTCTCGCCACGGCACTGACGATATTGAAGCATACAATGCTTACGTTCGGGGTCGGCACTTCTGGCGTAAGCGAACTGACGAGAACCTCGTGAAGGCCATCGAGCAATTCGAGTTGGCGATTAGCTTGGACGAAAACTATGCCCAGGCCTGGAGCGGTTTAGCTGACGCCTGGATGTTGCGCCCTGGGTACGGCAACGTAACTCAGAAAATTGCCTACCCCAAGGCTGATTCCGCTGCAAGAAGGGCACTCGAGTTGGGGCCGCATTTGGCCGAGGCGCACTCATCATGGGCGCGCTATCTCGGCCGTCGCGGTCTGCTTGAGAAAGCAGAACAGTCGTATCTCAAGGCTCTGGAGCTCAACCCGGGCTATTCCTGGGCACACATGTGGTACTATACATTTTTGCTCGGAATGGGCCGTGATCCCGCATTGCAGTTCCACCACTTAAATACTGCCTATGAGCTCGATCCCGTTTCTATTCCCGTTCTCGGCAATCTGGCACACTACTACTACACAGAAGGTGACTTAGACAAAGCGGTTGATTTCTGTAGGCGCCAATTGGAGCTGGCTCCCACTTCATATCATGCCTACAGCACCATGGCATGGAGCTATGTGGCTCTCGGCGATACTATGATGGTCTATCGAACGCTTGACTCTCTGGAGCATTATGCGGCCGAGACCTGGCAGGCGCACACCTACAGGGCGGAAGTGCTGAACCAGTACGATGAGAAACAAGAAGCAGAAGTCGCATACCGCAAGGCTATAGAGGTGGCCCCTGACAACTGGCAACCGTACGACCGGCTCGGCCGTTTCTATTCTGAATCACAAAGGAAGTACCAGGAAGGGGAGGATTGTTTCTTGCGGGCTATTGCCCTCGACTCAACCCAACCCGCACCGCACTCCGGCTACGGCCACAACTTGCGCATGCAGGGGCGAATGGATGAGTCGATCGAGCAGAGTCGATTGGCTATGGAACTGGCTCCATACGACCCCGAGACTTTCCGGGCATATGGCTGGGCTATAGGAAATGGTCTGCGCCGATACGACGAAGCTATCACGTATATGGAGAAGGCCCTGCATTTGAACCCCAGGCATTTGTTTACACTGACCAGCATATCACTCATGTATGCCAATGCAGGTCAGTTTGAGGAGGCGATACAAGCAATCAACGACGCCATTGATGTTGACAGAAGCTATACCTTCGCCCAGTTTCGGAAAGCCAATATCCTGGTGATGGCAGGAGAGTATGACAGCGCCGGCGCCTGCTACCGGACCTTGCACGACCTCCTGCCGACTGACACCTGGTCGCTGATCCGGCTCGGGCAAATCAGCGCGCAGCTCGGCGATTTCCAAACTGCCGATAGCTTCTTCACTATCTGTTGCAGTCTCTCCGAGCCTTGGAGCCGGGCTAGATGCAGATACTATGCCCTCGATCCGCTTCTTCGCCAGGGTATGATCAGTGCTGCGATCGCGCAGGCAGAGAACGGCATCCGCCTCGACAGCGAGGAAGTTGGGGATCACCACCTGATGCTCTGGAAGTACATTAGCATCATCGATGAGAGTCTCCGTCTTCTTAGTAACCATGCCAAGACTCTTCGGTATATCGAGCAAGCAGAAGCTTTGGTCGGTAGACTTGGGTCAGGTGGGTTGAGGGAGGATGCGTCATTGATCTCATTTAGAGCGACGATCCTGACCTACATGGGTGAGCCGGATAGTGGCTTGGCGATGCTTCGAGACGCAATGAAGGACCCCAAAGCGACGTCCAGAGACGTCGACGGCTTATATCGACTCACCCTCGCCGATCTTCTCGCGACATCGGGAAAGTTCGATGAGGCGGTCGATATCGTGCGAAAATTGACAGACGATGAACCGGATTTTCAAAATCAAGTACATCTTGGTTTCCACTACCTTCAGGCTGGTCGACATGATGAAGCTGTCACTGCACTGGAGGGAGCCCTGGCAACATGGGATGAGAATCGACTCAATAGCGCTAGAACTAAGCAGGTAATGGCTGTCTACTACCTCGGTCAGGCTTACGAGGGCGCGGGGCGCACGGACGAGGCAATCGAACAATACGAGACCTTCTTGGACATTTGGAAAAACGCCGATGAAGGGCTGAAATCAGTTGAAGATGCGAAAGAACGGCTGGCGAGTTTGAAACATGGAACCTGA
- a CDS encoding protein kinase, with protein sequence MILTKGTMVAHYRIVEKIGAGGMGEVYLAEDTKLKRKVALKFLPPHLCQNDDCRERFKREAQATAKLNHPNIVTIHEVGECQGRPFFAMEHVEGKPLRSCLKEQELDQEEILDLTLQICEGLNKAHEMGITHRDVKPSNIVIDADGRPKLLDFGLAAIQGVDRVTKTGSTLGTIGYMSPEQIQAKEVDQRSDLFSLGVVLYEMVTGRLPFVGDHEAAVMNAVLNEAAEPLSRYKSEVVDGLQNIVSKLLEKDRELRYQTTGDVISDLKRLRRDSATSIVSHTPRARTTKTTRYLVPALFIIIVAIVLILKPWQFEVRSTHEAVADDNRLAIMYFDNLADPTDSQKLGEIATNLLITDLSESRYIQVVSSQRLYDILKMLGREGEKKIDPGVASQIAKKAKATWMLQGSILRMEPKIELTAHLVEVSTGNAVASQRITGEQGETIFTVVDKLTVDLRDDLSLPDEARAELDRPVADVTTRSPEAYRYYLEGVDYGYKHYFSEARQSLKKAVELDSTFAMAYFRLAGLSSGAELKEYRRMAMKYSEKASHKERSYILCYEVFYSGEHLRALKMLEEIIDRYPDDKEAYYFAGVMSQYNQDEDHKAIEYFRKAIEIDSLYGTAYNSLAYSYNEIGDLENSIWAINRYIELAPDEANPYDTRADLYARNGELEKAIESYEKALEIKPDFHSSRLKLAYLYLFARRYDIAEKLYRGLCSDSNANRRSLGRLLLTYIPIYQGRLDAALKTLDDMVIARRVEQDKMGESDFHLVRASIFEEKNELETALTEMEKATEEFFKTYPDERYYSLHIYIRLLAENAHFEKARSECEMFRDEIERHDSSAIWTYWFALGCVEFAQENYEESIARLEKAAENEADFSTQYMLGRAYLMSGRLGESVNQFESTLNRYEASRAGSTIWSVKIHYYLGQAYEASGWNKKAIEQYETFLDIWKDADEGLKSVEDAKERLARLKNES encoded by the coding sequence GTGATCCTGACCAAGGGCACAATGGTGGCGCACTACCGGATCGTCGAGAAGATCGGTGCCGGTGGTATGGGCGAAGTGTACCTGGCTGAGGACACCAAGCTCAAACGCAAAGTCGCTCTCAAGTTCCTCCCCCCGCATCTCTGCCAGAATGATGACTGTCGTGAGCGTTTCAAGCGCGAAGCTCAAGCAACCGCCAAGCTCAACCACCCTAACATTGTCACTATCCACGAAGTTGGCGAGTGTCAGGGACGACCGTTCTTCGCAATGGAACATGTAGAGGGGAAACCACTGCGCAGCTGCCTCAAGGAGCAAGAACTCGATCAGGAAGAAATACTCGACCTGACGCTGCAGATATGTGAAGGTTTGAATAAAGCGCACGAGATGGGGATCACACATCGCGATGTCAAACCCTCGAACATTGTGATAGATGCTGATGGTCGCCCCAAACTACTCGACTTTGGTTTGGCGGCGATTCAAGGAGTGGACCGAGTTACCAAAACCGGATCGACCCTCGGTACCATCGGTTACATGTCACCAGAACAGATACAGGCCAAGGAAGTGGACCAGCGGTCCGATCTGTTTTCGCTAGGTGTCGTATTGTACGAAATGGTAACCGGACGGCTGCCTTTCGTGGGAGACCATGAGGCGGCCGTCATGAACGCCGTGCTGAATGAGGCGGCAGAGCCTTTGTCGCGTTACAAAAGCGAGGTAGTGGATGGGCTGCAAAACATCGTGTCCAAGCTGTTGGAGAAGGACCGCGAACTTCGCTATCAAACCACTGGCGATGTCATAAGTGATCTGAAGCGACTGCGAAGAGATTCTGCGACATCAATCGTATCTCACACACCAAGAGCGCGCACAACCAAAACAACCAGGTATCTGGTTCCGGCGCTGTTCATTATAATTGTGGCGATCGTTCTTATCCTCAAGCCGTGGCAGTTTGAAGTAAGGTCCACACATGAAGCCGTGGCCGATGACAACCGCCTGGCCATAATGTATTTCGACAACCTGGCTGATCCTACTGACAGCCAAAAGCTGGGAGAGATTGCGACTAATCTGTTGATCACTGATCTGTCGGAGTCACGCTATATACAGGTAGTGTCAAGCCAGCGGCTTTACGATATTCTGAAGATGCTGGGACGTGAGGGGGAGAAAAAGATCGATCCCGGAGTCGCATCGCAGATCGCAAAGAAAGCAAAAGCCACGTGGATGCTTCAGGGTAGTATACTGCGAATGGAACCGAAAATCGAACTGACTGCACATCTGGTCGAAGTATCAACCGGCAACGCTGTAGCGTCGCAGCGTATCACCGGAGAGCAGGGTGAGACCATCTTCACCGTCGTAGACAAGCTGACAGTGGATCTGAGGGACGATCTGTCGCTTCCGGATGAGGCCAGGGCCGAGCTGGATCGCCCTGTGGCCGACGTCACAACGCGTTCTCCTGAAGCCTATAGGTACTACCTGGAAGGTGTCGACTATGGCTACAAACATTATTTCTCCGAAGCACGACAGAGCCTGAAAAAAGCAGTCGAGCTGGATTCAACCTTTGCCATGGCCTATTTCCGTCTGGCCGGTCTGAGCAGCGGGGCTGAGCTCAAGGAATATCGTCGTATGGCAATGAAGTACTCCGAAAAAGCCAGCCACAAAGAAAGATCGTATATATTGTGTTATGAGGTTTTCTATTCAGGTGAGCATTTACGAGCCCTGAAAATGCTGGAGGAGATCATTGATCGCTACCCTGACGACAAAGAGGCCTATTATTTCGCCGGCGTTATGTCTCAATACAATCAGGACGAAGACCACAAGGCCATCGAGTATTTCAGGAAGGCTATCGAGATCGATTCGCTCTACGGAACTGCTTACAATTCACTGGCTTATTCCTACAATGAGATCGGCGATTTGGAGAACTCAATCTGGGCTATCAACAGATACATCGAACTCGCTCCTGATGAGGCCAACCCTTATGATACAAGAGCCGATCTTTATGCTCGCAACGGCGAGCTTGAAAAGGCTATCGAATCATATGAAAAAGCACTTGAGATCAAGCCCGATTTTCATTCGTCGAGGCTCAAGTTGGCGTATTTGTACCTTTTTGCCAGACGATATGACATTGCGGAAAAACTCTATCGCGGGCTCTGTTCTGACAGCAATGCTAATAGGCGGTCCCTTGGAAGGCTGCTGTTGACTTACATTCCGATATATCAGGGGAGACTGGATGCAGCTCTCAAGACATTGGACGATATGGTTATCGCAAGACGAGTTGAACAGGATAAGATGGGGGAATCGGATTTCCATCTTGTGAGGGCAAGTATATTCGAGGAAAAGAATGAGTTGGAGACGGCTCTGACAGAGATGGAAAAGGCCACGGAAGAATTCTTCAAGACCTATCCCGACGAACGGTATTATTCTCTCCATATCTACATTCGACTGCTTGCAGAGAACGCTCATTTTGAAAAAGCCCGGTCAGAATGTGAGATGTTTCGCGACGAAATCGAGAGACATGACTCATCGGCGATCTGGACCTACTGGTTTGCACTGGGTTGTGTGGAATTCGCACAGGAGAATTATGAGGAGTCTATAGCTCGTTTAGAAAAGGCGGCTGAAAATGAGGCCGATTTCTCGACTCAATATATGCTGGGCAGAGCCTACTTAATGTCAGGCAGGCTGGGTGAATCGGTGAACCAGTTTGAATCGACCCTGAACAGATATGAGGCCAGCAGGGCGGGATCAACCATTTGGTCGGTTAAGATCCATTATTACCTCGGTCAGGCCTACGAAGCATCAGGTTGGAACAAGAAAGCGATTGAACAATACGAGACGTTTCTTGACATTTGGAAAGATGCCGACGAGGGACTGAAATCAGTTGAAGATGCTAAAGAACGGCTGGCGCGATTGAAAAACGAATCGTAG